One Microplitis mediator isolate UGA2020A chromosome 3, iyMicMedi2.1, whole genome shotgun sequence DNA segment encodes these proteins:
- the LOC130664742 gene encoding zinc finger protein 679-like, which produces MNEIQAQKNGINEFIMNNNSIRNNNFCKAKSVDDKVIGYNDNGIKKPNINNSIQMCDNKMTNSNNDILTNKNKIINNSLDDDQRRVLLNTTVDPAHQVNYILPPNEVPVFSLNNNNPFQNQLAQGFMIPINPFEQNIMPSNPMIPNLKPSLYFLTNDSKLIPYYGFVTGINDSNNATITSDQVPQSKENNNNVNLLEVNDKIDGIDSTNATYSKDDEIGPELATKTSVTFETVADDMPIDLTMKPNTEENLTYEVPFDYETYDMQPIDLTIDMQPLDLKIKLKTSPVLDTKQTEQNSLPVKDKTVPETYSDFSIPHSSLTKKSKKNKTRKVKKYLKFFDESKGLYICKECNYSTIYVSVFKKHVKIHMRERRFSCPHCSVVNYSKYNLMMHIRTHTNEKPYECDICSMKYSQAITLKEHKLRHEKSLSTSDEILQCSVCQKIFPDREYLRVHKKEHKKGKFYKCAICLFTTKWLVSFKNHAEVHKKRGFYVCNECGRSLKHKKSLRTHLVQFHSLQFRRKSTRVPLSKKLKDSCLINQS; this is translated from the exons atgaatgaaatacAAGCTCAG aaaaatggaataaatgagtttataatgaataacaattcaataagaaataataatttctgcAAGGCAAAAAGTGTTGATGACAAAGTTATCGGATATAATGacaatggaataaaaaaaccaaatattaataactcaATCCAGATGTGCGACAATAAAATGACcaatagtaataatgatattttaacaaataaaaataagattatTAACAATTCATTAGATGACGATCAACGAAGGGTATTATTAAATACGACAGTAGATCCAGCGCATCAAGTTAATTATATTCTACCGCCAAATGAAGTCCCAGTTTTTTCTCTCAATAACAACAATCcatttcaaaatcaattaGCTCAAGGTTTCATGATACCCATAAATCCATTTGAACAGAATATTATGCCTTCTAATCCAATGATTCCTAATTTGAAACCAAGTCTTTATTTTCTAactaatgattcaaaattaattcctTATTATGGTTTCGTAACTGGAATAAATGACAGTAATAATGCAACTATTACTTCAGATCAAGTTCCACAGAGTAaagaaaacaataataatgtaaatttattagaagtaaatgataaaattgatGGAATAGATTCGACTAATGCTACATATTCTAAAGATGATGAAATTGGACCAGAACTAGCAACAAAAACCAGCGTCACCTTTGAAACTGTTGCTGATGATATGCCAATAGATTTAACAATGAAACCAAATACAGAAGAGAATTTGACTTATGAAGTTCCTTTTGATTATGAAACTTATGATATGCAACCAATAGATTTAACTATAGATATGCAACCATTAgacttgaaaataaaactgaagACATCACCGGTACTTGATACTAAACAa ACAGAGCAAAATTCATTACCGGTCAAAGACAAAACTGTTCCCGAAACATATTCTGATTTTTCTATACCTCATTCTTCCTTGACAaagaagtcaaaaaaaaataaaacacgaaag GTAAAAAAGTatcttaaatttttcgatgaaaGTAAAGGGCTTTACATATGCAAAGAatgcaattattcaactataTATGTATCAGTATTTAAAAAGCATGTCAAAATTCATATGCGTGAACGCCGCTTCAGTTGCCCTCATTGTTCAGTAgttaattactcaaaatataACTTAATGATGCATATACGCACTCACACGAATGAGAAACCATATGAGTGTGATATTTGTTCGATGAAATACAGTCAAGCCATAACTCTGAAAGAACACAAACTTCGTCACGAAAAAAGTCTTTCAACGTCTGATGAAATACTCCAGTGTTCtgtttgtcaaaaaatttttccagatCGAGAATACTTGAGAGTTCATAAAAAGGAGCACAAAAAagggaaattttataaatgtgcGATTTGTCTATTTACGACAAAGTGGTTAGTTTCATTTAAAAACCATGCTGAGGTACACAAAAAACGTGGTTTTTATGTTTGCAATGAATGCGGTAGGTCATTGAAACACAAGAAATCGTTGAGAACACACTTGGTTCAATTTCACAGTTTACAGTTCAGAAGAAAATCTACTCGTGTTCCATtatcaaaaaagttaaaagatTCATGTTTAATCAATCAGTCATAA